The Engystomops pustulosus chromosome 4, aEngPut4.maternal, whole genome shotgun sequence genome contains a region encoding:
- the LOC140128320 gene encoding uncharacterized protein isoform X2: MSSDNTRCREAKFGQNVPCESCARLRATIDRVEKEKEEAIRDQNQSFQERLVEISRNRKRLEEERIRTLRQRIRKELEDEMALLRRSWEAESTVVVEEACHETQKRAELEREREIQAVKEAAESYYKAQMKDAVREAVAEERRCAELQKDALRTQHQEELKLFQERICDVQKQLKRVAREKNDFECQFQELQLNYKRFIDLTDSALHSDYLLRLIRLGKPPGYAHAAVQTDTDIASID; this comes from the exons ATGTCCTCCGATAATACAAGGTGCAGAG AAGCTAAATTTGGGCAGAATGTACCATGTGAGTCGTGTGCCAGGCTGCGTGCCACCATCGACAGGGTAGAGAAGGAAAAGGAAGAGGCGATAAGAGACCAAAACCAG TCCTTCCAGGAGCGGCTGGTGGAGATCTCCAGGAACCGCAAACGTCTTgaggaggaaaggatcaggacacTGAGGCAGAGGATCAGGAAAGAGCTGGAGGACGAAATGGCGCTGCTGCGGCGGAGCTGGGAGGCGGAGTCTACCGTGGTCGTGGAGGAGGCGTGTCACGAGACGCAGAAACGGGCAGAGCTGGAACGGGAGAGGGAGATACAGGCGGTGAAGGAGGCAGCAGAG TCGTATTACAAGGCGCAGATGAAGGACGCTGTGCGCGAAGCGGTCGCGGAGGAGCGGAGATGCGCTGAGCTGCAGAAGGACGCACTGAGGACACAACACCAGGAGGAACTGAAGCTGTTTCAGGAAAG GATCTGTGACGTGCAAAAGCAGCTGAAACGTGTCGCCCGGGAGAAGAACGACTTTGAATGTCAATTTCAG GAGCTGCAGCTGAATTACAAGAGATTTATCGACCTGACAGACTCCGCCCTCCACTCCGACTACCTCCTGCGCCTAATCCGGCTTGGGAAACCTCCGGGATACGCCCACGCTGCCGTCCAGACGGACACAGATATTGCATCCATAGACTGA
- the LOC140128320 gene encoding uncharacterized protein isoform X1 yields the protein MCDECHPPAPPAPRTPAPAQLGVRGSPLSSVFPIPEAKFGQNVPCESCARLRATIDRVEKEKEEAIRDQNQSFQERLVEISRNRKRLEEERIRTLRQRIRKELEDEMALLRRSWEAESTVVVEEACHETQKRAELEREREIQAVKEAAESYYKAQMKDAVREAVAEERRCAELQKDALRTQHQEELKLFQERICDVQKQLKRVAREKNDFECQFQELQLNYKRFIDLTDSALHSDYLLRLIRLGKPPGYAHAAVQTDTDIASID from the exons ATGTGTGATGAGTGTCACCCCCCTGCGCCTCCTGCACCCCGCACTCCCGCTCCTGCACAGTTGGGGGTCCGGGGGTCTCCGCTCTCCTCTGTGTTTCCTATTCCTG AAGCTAAATTTGGGCAGAATGTACCATGTGAGTCGTGTGCCAGGCTGCGTGCCACCATCGACAGGGTAGAGAAGGAAAAGGAAGAGGCGATAAGAGACCAAAACCAG TCCTTCCAGGAGCGGCTGGTGGAGATCTCCAGGAACCGCAAACGTCTTgaggaggaaaggatcaggacacTGAGGCAGAGGATCAGGAAAGAGCTGGAGGACGAAATGGCGCTGCTGCGGCGGAGCTGGGAGGCGGAGTCTACCGTGGTCGTGGAGGAGGCGTGTCACGAGACGCAGAAACGGGCAGAGCTGGAACGGGAGAGGGAGATACAGGCGGTGAAGGAGGCAGCAGAG TCGTATTACAAGGCGCAGATGAAGGACGCTGTGCGCGAAGCGGTCGCGGAGGAGCGGAGATGCGCTGAGCTGCAGAAGGACGCACTGAGGACACAACACCAGGAGGAACTGAAGCTGTTTCAGGAAAG GATCTGTGACGTGCAAAAGCAGCTGAAACGTGTCGCCCGGGAGAAGAACGACTTTGAATGTCAATTTCAG GAGCTGCAGCTGAATTACAAGAGATTTATCGACCTGACAGACTCCGCCCTCCACTCCGACTACCTCCTGCGCCTAATCCGGCTTGGGAAACCTCCGGGATACGCCCACGCTGCCGTCCAGACGGACACAGATATTGCATCCATAGACTGA
- the WRAP53 gene encoding telomerase Cajal body protein 1 — MEEHTVTGVAEVVREEEEQEPVVAPTVMMEEPMVVPIVTTDAQELAVVPSMRTVELEGAPTVRTEGQETPTVMEEEPMVTPVVRTDAQEMVVEPVGTPVVRTDAQEMVVEPVGTPVVRTDAQELVVEPMVAPDVRTDAQELVVEPVVAPDIRTDAQELVVEPVVAPDVRTDAQEMVVEPMVTPVVRTDAQEMVVAMRTEDLEVAPSFLSDGNAGSPGRHPSDPVEGEDHVMREEHAGDVLLDEGPAHTEDYGAAGERSCPDLVCAECGEDAEVEDPAPGAETPEETYSPAEYSFSGQPWALTGAWAEYCNLPENFLKGCKWAPDGSCILTNSDDNVLRIYNLPPELYSAEWDLLQEMAPVLRMAEGDTIYDYCWFPLMNSSDPASCFVTSSSRDNPIHVWDAFTGDLKASYRAYNHLDELTAAHSLCFSPDGSRLFCGFDKMVRVFDTSRAGRDCESRPTFQKKLGQPGIISCIAFSPAQDIYACGSYSRCLGLYSYEEGVTLAVLHGPIGGVTHLLFSADGRCVFSGGRKDPEILCWDVRHPGKVLTSLRRDVSTNQRIYFDMDSSGRYLLSGDTQGVVSVWDMSCPPEDGVLPPALHFQAHKDCVNGVSLHPSLPILATASGQRKFPESDDSADETQQKIKKAKRVRSGENSLQLWWCGGSSDTK; from the exons ATGGAGGAACATACAGTAACGGGTGTAGCCGAGGTGGTACGggaagaagaggagcaggagcCAGTGGTGGCCCCAACTGTAATGATGGAGGAGCCCATGGTGGTCCCAATAGTAACGACTGATGCCCAGGAGCTGGCGGTGGTCCCCTCTATGAGGACTGTGGAGCTGGAGGGGGCCCCAACGGTAAGAACTGAGGGCCAGGAGACCCCaacagtgatggaggaggagcccATGGTGACCCCAGTAGTAAGGACTGATGcccaggagatggtggtggagccCGTGGGGACCCCAGTAGTAAGGACTGATGcccaggagatggtggtggagccCGTGGGGACCCCTGTAGTAAGGACTGATGCCCAGGAGCTTGTGGTGGAGCCCATGGTGGCCCCAGACGTAAGGACTGATGCCCAGGAGCTGGTGGTGGAGCCCGTGGTGGCCCCAGACATAAGGACTGATGCCCAGGAGCTTGTGGTGGAGCCCGTGGTGGCCCCAGACGTAAGGACTGATGcccaggagatggtggtggagccCATGGTGACCCCAGTAGTAAGGACTGATGCCCAGGAGATGGTGGTGGCCATGAGGACGGAGGATCTGGAGGTGGCCCCATCGTTCCTGAGTGATGGAAATGCTGGAAGCCCAGGTAGACATCCTTCCGATCCTGTAGAAGGAGAAGATCATGTGATGAGGGAGGAGCATGCGGGGGACGTCCTCCTGGATGAAGGTCCGGCCCACACCGAGGATTATGGAGCAGCAGGTGAGAGGTCCTGCCCTGACCTGGTGTGTGCTGAATGTGGAGAAGACGCTGAGGTGGAGGACCCCGCGCCTGGGGCTGAGACCCCAGAAGAGACCTACAG TCCTGCAGAGTACAGCTTCTCCGGGCAGCCGTGGGCACTGACGGGCGCGTGGGCCGAGTACTGCAACCTCCCCGAGAACTTCCTGAAAGGCTGCAAGTG GGCTCCGGACGGATCCTGCATCCTGACCAACAGCGACGACAACGTCCTGAGGATTTATAACCttcctccagagctgtactccGCAGAATGGGACCTCCTGCAGGAGATG GCCCCGGTGCTGCGGATGGCGGAGGGAGACACCATCTATGATTACTGTTGGTTTCCTCTGATGAATTCCTCTGATCCGGCCTCCTGCTT TGTCACCAGCAGCAGCCGAGACAATCCCATCCATGTGTGGGACGCCTTCACCGGAGACCTCAAGGCTTCTTACAGGGCCTACAACCACCTG GATGAGCTGACCGCCGCACACTCGCTGTGCTTCTCTCCGGATGGGTCTCGTCTCTTCTGCGGGTTTGATAAGATGGTTCGGGTGTTTGACACTTCTCGGGCCGGCAGGGACTGCGAGTCTCGCCCCACTTTCC AGAAGAAGTTGGGTCAGCCCGGGATCATCTCCTGCATCGCCTTCAGCCCGGCGCAGGACATATACGCCTGCGGATCCTACTCCCGCTGTCTGGGCCTCTACTCCTACGAGGAAGGGGTGACCCTCGCCGTCCTGCACGGACCCATCGGAGGGGTCACACACCTGCTCTTCTCTGCAGACGGGCGCTGCGTCTTCTCCGGAGGCAGGAAG GACCCGGAGATCTTGTGCTGGGACGTCCGTCACCCCGGGAAGGTCCTGACCTCTCTGAGACGCGACGTCTCCACCAATCAGAGGATCTACTTTGATATGGACAG TTCGGGCCGGTACCTGCTCAGCGGGGACACGCAGGGGGTGGTGTCAGTGTGGGACATGTCCTGCCCCCCGGAGGACGGCGTCCTACCCCCGGCGCTGCACTTCCAGGCCCACAAAGACTGCGTGAACGGCGTCAG CCTGCACCCGTCCCTCCCCATCCTGGCCACCGCATCCGGACAGAGGAAATTCCCAGAATCGGACGACAGCGCAGACGAGACCCAGCAGAAAATCAAGAAAGCGAAACGCGTCCGGAGCGGAGAGAACtcgctgcagctctggtggtgcgGGGGCAGCAGTGACACCAAGTAG